One genomic segment of Stigmatopora argus isolate UIUO_Sarg chromosome 18, RoL_Sarg_1.0, whole genome shotgun sequence includes these proteins:
- the LOC144092931 gene encoding uncharacterized protein LOC144092931, producing the protein MTHQKVFLHRLEGFAKYLRPDWQESVGFKEEVELPQIKGEEPELPQHQKREEQLKIKTEDDDVTWSPGESLKQQDDMGGASGGAEPANTSTWPQIKEEPEFLQHQMRKEQPPIKIEQEDVTWSTGEPFKSEDDLGVASRGAEPPNDSSTEGWQADNLIAPLSDSDDLVYDDDDDEGLKKNSSGEKLCKCSHCGKTYRKKCHLNAHIRSHTGQKPFSCSVCGKTFTEKGSLKRHTRTHTGEKPFSCSVCGQAFAEQGTLKVHTRTHTGEKPFLCLVCGKTCTQKTSLKIHTRTHTGEKPFSCSICGQAFTHKISLQTHTRTHTGEKQFSCSVCGKTFTVKKSLKIHTRIHTGEKPFSCSVCGQAFAEQGTLKVHTRTHTGEKPFLCLVCGKTFTQKGSLKIHTRTHTGEKPFSCSICGQAFTYKVGLQTHARTHTGENPSSVMFS; encoded by the exons ATGACGCACCAGAAGGTTTTTCTTCATAGACTCGAAG gtttcgcAAAATATCTTCGTCCTGATTGGCAAGAGTCTGTTGGCTTTAAAGAGGAAGTTGAGCtaccccaaatcaaaggggaggagccagagttgcCTCAAcaccaaaagagagaagagcaacttaaaataaaaacggaggatgatgatgtcacctggtcacctggtgagtcCTTGAAGCAGCAAGATGATATGGGCggggccagcggaggggcagagcctgcaaacacctcaacatggccccaaattaaagaggagccAGAGTTTCTTCAACACCAAATGAGaaaagagcaacctccaatcaaaatagagcaagaagatgtcacctggtcaactggtgagcctttcaagagtgaagatgatctgggcgtggccagcagaggggcggagcctccgaatgacagctcaacagaaggatggcaagcagacaatttaattgctcctttatcagatagtGACGACTTAGTttatgacgatgatgacgatgaaggtcttaagaaaaaCTCCAGTGGTGaaaaactctgcaaatgctctcACTGTGGGAAAACTTATAGGAAAAAGTGTCATTTGAATGCACATATTAGGAGTCACACTGGGCAGAAACCCTTTTCATGTtctgtttgtggtaaaacatttacagagaagggaagtttaaaaagacacacaagaacccacactggggaaaaaccattttcgtgctcagtttgtggtcaagcattcgcaGAGCAGGGGACGTTAAAagtccacacaagaacccacactggtgaaaaaccatttttgtgcttagtttgtggtaaaacatgtacacagaagacaagtttaaaaatacacacaagaacccacactggtgaaaaaccattttcatgctcaatttgtggtcaagcattcacacacaagatAAGCTtacaaacccacacaagaactcacactggtgaaaaacaattttcctgctcagtttgtggaaaaacatttacagtcaagaaaagtttaaaaatacacacaagaatccacactggtgaaaaaccattttcatgttcagtttgtggtcaagcattcgcaGAGCAGGGAACGTTAAAagtccacacaagaacccacactggtgaaaaaccatttttgtgcttagtttgtggtaaaacatttacacagaagggaagtttaaaaatacacacaagaacccacactggtgaaaaaccattttcatgctcaatttgtggtcaggCATTCACATACAAGGTAGGCTTACAAAcccacgcaagaacccacactggtgagaaTCCCTCAAGTGTCATGTTTTCATGA